A part of Liolophura sinensis isolate JHLJ2023 chromosome 1, CUHK_Ljap_v2, whole genome shotgun sequence genomic DNA contains:
- the LOC135461398 gene encoding small ribosomal subunit protein mS34-like, whose amino-acid sequence MLIKYVGRPSPWKGKTLYNIACNLKNRGEGRVVIRWSFANRYPEKCFYRLTKVEPDTTDPEFMRGSAWGLRVFRGKVYPKETKIETGNRADWRLIPREEEEEFCKLTEKDVYKRPEPPPREMTLPPLLGALYKQHLENKGESVEGPITVSLRLRRTKERNSATDL is encoded by the exons ATGTTGATAAAATATGTTGGTAGGCCGAGTCCATGGAAAGGCAAAACACTTTACAATATTGCGTGCAATTTGAAAAATAGAGGCGAAGGGAGAGTGGTGataagatggtcttttgcaaaCCGCTATCCGGAGAAGTGTTTTTACAGATTAACTAAAGTAGAGCCGGATACAACAGACCCG GAATTCATGAGAGGATCAGCCTGGGGGTTACGAGTGTTTCGTGGCAAGGTCTATCCTAAAGAGACAAAGATTGAGACGGGAAACCGGGCGGACTGGAGACTTATCCCTAGAGAGGAGGAAGAGGAGTTCTGTAAACTGACTGAAAAGGATGTGTATAAAAGGCCAGAGCCCCCACCCAGGGAAATGACTCTGCCACCATTATTGGGTGCTCTCTATAAACAACATCTGGAAAATAAAGGAGAGTCTGTGGAAGGTCCAATCACAGTCAGCTTGAGACTACGAAGAACAAAAGAACGAAATTCTGCAACGGACCTGTGA